AAGCCGATGGCCGAGGCATTGAACACTCTGGCCGCCGTCTATGACGAGGCCGGCAAGCCGGCGATGGCCCAGCCGCTCTACGTCCGCTGCCTGGCCGAGGTCGAGAAGGCGGACGGTCCCGAGAGCGCCGGAGCCGCCGCGGCGATCGACAACCTGGCGGCCGTCGATCACGCCCTTGGCCAGTACGACGAGGCCGAGGCCCTTTACAAGAAAGCTCTGGGCATTCGCGAGAAGCTCGCCGGCGCGGACCCGCTCGACCTGACGGCCACGCTCCACAACCTGGGGCAGCTTTACATCGACCGCAAGAACTACGCCGCGGCCGAGCCGTTGCTGAAGCAGGCGCTGGAGATCAACGACGCCGCTCGCCCCGCCGGCCACCCAGAGCTGGCCGCCGCCCTCGAAGCCCTGGGCTGGCTCTACGCCCTCAGCGGCCGCGCCGCCGAGGCCGAGCCCCTCTTGAAGCGGGCACTGGCTCTCTACGAAGCCGACCTGGGCAAGGAGCATCCCCACGTGGCCCGCTGCGCCGGGGAGTTGGGCCGCACCTGCCTGGTACAGGGTCACCAGCAAGAGGCCGAATCCTGCTGCAAGCAGGCCGTCGCCATCCTGGAGAAGGCCCAGGGCGATCCCCTCGACCTGGCCGTCGCCCTGGACGACTACGCCGCCGCCCTCAAAACCGCCGGCCGCGTCAATGAAGCCGCCGCGCTGGAAGCCCGCGCCGCCTCGATCCGCGCCGGAGGGAAGTGACCTGAGATCTGAAGACTTCCGAATGAAGGTCGACGAAGCATCGGGGAGGATTCTTGTGGGTTGGCCGCCGTGGTGAAGCTCGCCGAGGCCCTCGCCGCCCACGACCGCCGGCCTCCCCACATATCCTCTAATCTCAGGTCCCCGCGCGCCTGACCGCGCCACGGGAGCCCTCATTGACGTTCGCGCATGGAGCGAGGCGGCGGAGGTGAATGCCCGCGCCGCCCCGTATTCAAATCGTCGTTTCACGACGTGGAAAGAAGGAAGCCGGATCTCAGCCCCTGCGGCGGGATCGGCGGAGAGCGGAGATTGCGGCCGCTGCCGAAGCCACCCCGGCGAGAGCCAGCGAGGAGGGTTCGGGAACGGTGGTGACGCTGATGTTGTCCACCTCGAAAATCGTGCCGGAACCGCTGCCGCCGTTCGAGAAGACGAGGCTGGTGATCCTCTCGCCGACGACCGATGTGGTGAGATTCACATAGACGTATTGCTCGCCGGTGTTCCGACCCGAAGGCGGATTCGGATTGCCGTAATAGGCGCTGGCGGTCGGCAGATCGGCCCGGGTGAGGGTTCTCGAGCCGAGCGTCGTGTTGACCGTCAGGGAGTTGTTGTTGTCGGCCGCGGACCACCAGAGCCCGACGTACTCCTGACTGTAATAGAGGGTCAGAGTCACCGGATTGCCGCCGGTGATCCCCAGGTAGTTCCCAACGCCTCCCGCCCCACCGTACTGGTCGGCCGACATGACCTGCATGCCCGACGAGGTCAGCGTCCCCACGGCCGTGGAGAGCGTCGTATACGTGTTGGGCGTGATGCTGTTGAACATCTCGGTCGCGGCCCCGGCCATGCTCGTCGTCTGGACTCCGGCGGCCGAAGGGGTGATGATCACGCCCGCGGACGCCGACTTCGCGCTGACCCCGATCACTGCCGCCGCGGCCACGCCCCATCGCATGGCATTCACAATGAGTGACATGACAACATCCTTACTACATGAAAAATGAGGCGGTCGGCCCCGGTGGGGGGCGCCGCGGCGCGGACGACTAGATTGTGTTCGGAACGGCGATCCGTCTCGGCATCGACCGTATCTGCCGCCGCGCCGCGGCCCTCCACCGGGACGCCGTCACTTGGCTCTGCTGCGTCGCTGACGACATGATTAGGGCATACGCCCGGCTATGTGGCGGCTCGTTGCGGCTTATCCACGCCGCCGGTCCGCCATGATGCACCGCCGCCACGGCGCGTCGTTTCAGCAGAGCTTGACGATTCCGGAACGACGCATATCATCCAGGCCTCTGTGTTCAGCCGCGCGGGATGGAGGTGGGCCGTGAGACGACTGATCCTCTTGCTGGCGGCCGTGATCGCCCTGACCGGCTGCACGACGACGGGCCCGAACGGACAGCCGGAGGCGGACTACAGCCTTCTGCGGGGGGCCTTCTCGGGGGCGAACTGGGGGGCGTGGACGCCCGAGTTTCCGCCGGATGGGACGGCAGACCAGTGTTCGCATCGCTGATCGGGCTTCGCGCTGATATCCTGGATGCCGGGCGTCCGATGGAGGAGTTCCCGGCGAAGGGCGGTCGGTCATGTGCGGCATCTGCGGGGCGGTCTGGGGTGATCCGGGCTCGGCGCTGGGCAACAGCGCGCTGACGGCGATGATGGACCGGATCGTCCATCGCGGGCCCGACGACTCGGGTCAGTATCTCGACGCCCACGCGGCGTTGGGGTTCCGCAGGCTGTCGATCGTCGACCTCGCAGGCGGGCATCAGCCGCTGTCGAACGAGGACGGTTCGGTCTGGGTCGTATTCAACGGGGAGATCTACAACTTCCCCGCGCTGCGCCGCCGGCTGGAGGCTCGCGGGCACACGCTCCGCTCGACGGGCGATACGGAGACCCTCGTCCACCTTTACGAGGACGAGGGCCCGCGCATGTTCGAGCTGCTCCGGGGCATGTTCGCCCTGGCGATCTGGGACGCCCCCCGGCGGACCCTGCTGCTGGGTCGCGACCGTCTCGGCCAGAAGCCGTTGCTCTACCGCGAGCACGCCGGCCGTCTCACGTTCGCCAGCGAGTTGAAGTCGCTGCTCGCCTTGCCGGAGGCCGAGGCGCCACGACGCCTCGATCCGGTAGCCGTCGACCAGTTCCTCGCGTTCGGATACGTCCCCCAGCCCCGGACGATCCTTGAAGGCGTGAAGAAACTGCCCCCCGCGCATTACGCCGTCTGGCATGAAGGCAAGCTGAAGGTCGAGCGTTACTGGAGCCCCGACTGGAACGCCGAGCGCCGGCGGTCGTTCCAGGAGGACGCCGACGAGCTGCGCGCGACCCTTGACGACGCGGTCCGCGAGCAGATGGTCGCCGACGTTCCGCTGGGGGCCTTCCTCTCGGGCGGGATCGACTCGACGATCATCGTCGGCCTGATGCAGCGGGCGTCGTCGCGGCCGGTGAAGACGTTCGCCATCGGCTTCCCGGACGCCGCCTACGACGAGACGGCCTTCGCCGAGGCCGCCGCCAAGGCCATCGGCACGGAGCATCATACGTTTATCGTCGAACCGAAGGCGTGGGAGACCCTTCCCGCTCTGGCCTGGCAGTTCGACGAGCCGTTCGCCGATAGTTCGGCTCTGCCCACCTGGCACGTCGCCCACGAAACGCGTCGCGAGGTCACGGTGGCACTCACCGGCGACGCCGGCGACGAGCTCTTCGGCGGCTACGACCGCTACCGCGCCCTCGCCCTCACTGAGATGTTCCAGCGCCTCCCCGCCGGCCCCCGGAAAGTCCTCGCCGGCGCGATGACCCGGCTGCTGCCGCGATCGGGGAAGGCGAAGTCGCGTCTGCGGGCCCTGGAGCGGATCGCCGAGCGGATCGATCAGCCCGCGTCGTTGCGTTATCTGGGCTGGATGGCGACGTTCGATGAGGACCAACGCTTGCTGCTCTACGACGACAGCCAGCTCGACCGCCTGGCCTCCACGGCGGCATCGCTCTCCGATCCCGAATCCGTCGACCCGTCCGTCCTTCAGGCTCGCGCGTTGGCCGCGTCCGGTGGGCGTGACGTGGTCACCCAGGCGATGATCGCCGACGTGCTCACCTACCTCCCCGGCGACCTCCTCTACAAGGTGGACATGGCCAGCATGGCCCACAGCCTGGAATGCCGGGGACCGTTTCTGGACCATCGGGTCGTCGAACTGGCCGCGGCGATGCCCCTGGACCGCAAGCTCCGGCTGCGGCCGGGACGGTCCAAGGTCGTCCTCAAGCGGGCGTTCGCCGACCTCATCCCCGAGCCGATCAGCACGCGTCGCAAGATGGGCTTCGGCGTCCCGGTCGGCCGCTGGTTCCGCGACGAACTCCACGCCGAGCTTTCCGCGATCCTCCTCGACCCGATCGCCCTCGCCCGCGGCCTCTTCCGGCCCGAGCGGATCCAGGCCCTGATCGACGAACACGTCTCCGGCCGCCGTGAACACGGCCACCGCCTCTGGGCCCTAGTGATGCTGGAACTCTGGATGCGGAATTACCTGGATCGTGCTGCTTGAGAGCCATGGACCGAGGGAAATCCGAGGGCGATCGGCAGGTCGTCTCAAACAAAACGAGTTCTGGCACGTCTAACCCGTGAGACGAAGTCCCCATCGCCGATTCATGTCCCCAAGCGAGGGTCGACGACCATGCGGATGTTCACGGCTTGCCTGTTGACGACGGCAGCGCTGCCCGTCGCGGGCTGCGGCGAAGTCCCAAGCCAATCAAGCGTCGCTTCCAGATCGTTCGTGGCCCCAGCCAGCGCTCCCGCTCCCGACGCCGCGCCCAGCGGCGGGATGATGGGCGAGACAGGCCGCGAGGAGGCGTCATCGGCCGCCGCGCCTGCGGGCGTCTCGAGGAAGGTGATCTATGACGCCACGCTCGACCTGGCGGTCGACGAGTTGGATCGGGCCTCGGCGAAGGTCGGCGAACTCGTCGCCTCGTCGGGAGGGTACATTGCCGAGGAGACCATGACAGGCTCGCCAGGCTCGACCCGGTCGCAATTCTGGCGGCTGCGGATCCCGGTCGACGGTTTCGACGGCTTCGTGAAGTCGGTCATGGCCCTGGGCGAGTTGGTCCAGTTCAGCCGCAAGTCGCAGGACGTGACGGCGGAATATTACGACGTCGAGGCCCGGATCAAGAACAAGCAAATCCAGGAGCAGACTCTCAACAAGATCCTCCAGGAGCGTTCCGGGCAGCTTGAGGAGGTCCTCAAGGTTGAGGTGGAGCTGTCGCGAGTCCGGGGCGAGATCGAGCAGATGCAGGGCCGGCTGCGGGTGCTCCAGAACCTCTCGTCGCTGGCCACGTTGACGCTCACCCTCCGCGAACGCGACCGCTTTCAGCCCCCCGCGCCGGTGGTCGCCGATTTCAGCACGCAGGTCGCCCGGACCTGGTACGGATCGGTGGAGCGAATGACAGACGCGGTCAAGGGGTTGATCCTGTTCGCCGTGTCCGTGGCGGTCTGGCTCCCGCTCTGGCTCGTCGGACTGGGGGTCGCGTTGATCGGCCTGCGGGTCGTCAACCGGTTGCGACCGTTCTTCAAGGCCCAGCAGGTCCCGTCGGCCGAGAGATGACCGCCGCGGATGCACTTCGTTGACCGGGGTCGTCGGCGTCCTTATGATCGCGCTCCCGCGACGGGACTGAGATCGCGGAGACCCGAGCAGCGGGGGAGACTTCCATGATTCGTTGCCGATGGACGACGCTGGCGTTCCTGGCCCTTTCCTTCGGCGGGGCTGTCGCCGCCGCCGAGCCGACCCGGCCGAACATCCTCTGGCTGGTGGCCGAGGATTTCGGGCCGGAGCTGGGGTGCTACGGCACGACGCAGGTCTGGACGCCGAACCTCGACCGCCTTGCGGGGCAGGGCACTCGTTACACGCACGCCTACACCACGGCCCCGGTCTGCTCGGCCAGCCGGTCGGCCTTCATGACGGGCATGTACCAGACGACCATCGGCGCCCACAACCACCGCTCGCACCGCGACGACGGCTACCGCCTCCCCACTTCCGTGCGGCCGATTCCCGATCGGATGCGCGACGCCGGCTATTTCACGGCCAACATCCGCGCGATGCCGAAGTCCTTCGGCTTCTCGGGGACCGGCAAGACCGACTGGAACTTCACCCACGACGGCACGTCGTTCGACTCCGACAAGTGGGCCGATCTGGCGACGCATCAGCCCTTCTTCGCCCAGGTGAACTTCCAGGAGACCCACCGGGCCTTCCACGCTCCGAAGAAAGCCGACCCAGCCAAGGTCGTGATCCCGCCCTACTATCCCGACCACCCGGTGACGCGTGAGGACTGGGCGGAATACCTCGACGCGGCCAGCGAGCTCGACCGCAAGGTGGGCCTGATCCTCGACCAGCTCTCGGCCGACGGCCTCGCCGGGAATACGGTG
The window above is part of the Paludisphaera rhizosphaerae genome. Proteins encoded here:
- a CDS encoding tetratricopeptide repeat protein; the encoded protein is MIPTRMTWTAAVALAAAVVAGPTARADWKAELEAGWAAYKEGRIEVAEGLLKSALVQARTFGENDPRLAVTLHHLAWVYCAEGRCDEAEPLAKEVLAIAEKIVANDPKPMAEALNTLAAVYDEAGKPAMAQPLYVRCLAEVEKADGPESAGAAAAIDNLAAVDHALGQYDEAEALYKKALGIREKLAGADPLDLTATLHNLGQLYIDRKNYAAAEPLLKQALEINDAARPAGHPELAAALEALGWLYALSGRAAEAEPLLKRALALYEADLGKEHPHVARCAGELGRTCLVQGHQQEAESCCKQAVAILEKAQGDPLDLAVALDDYAAALKTAGRVNEAAALEARAASIRAGGK
- a CDS encoding Npun_F0296 family exosortase-dependent surface protein is translated as MSLIVNAMRWGVAAAAVIGVSAKSASAGVIITPSAAGVQTTSMAGAATEMFNSITPNTYTTLSTAVGTLTSSGMQVMSADQYGGAGGVGNYLGITGGNPVTLTLYYSQEYVGLWWSAADNNNSLTVNTTLGSRTLTRADLPTASAYYGNPNPPSGRNTGEQYVYVNLTTSVVGERITSLVFSNGGSGSGTIFEVDNISVTTVPEPSSLALAGVASAAAAISALRRSRRRG
- the asnB gene encoding asparagine synthase (glutamine-hydrolyzing), with the protein product MCGICGAVWGDPGSALGNSALTAMMDRIVHRGPDDSGQYLDAHAALGFRRLSIVDLAGGHQPLSNEDGSVWVVFNGEIYNFPALRRRLEARGHTLRSTGDTETLVHLYEDEGPRMFELLRGMFALAIWDAPRRTLLLGRDRLGQKPLLYREHAGRLTFASELKSLLALPEAEAPRRLDPVAVDQFLAFGYVPQPRTILEGVKKLPPAHYAVWHEGKLKVERYWSPDWNAERRRSFQEDADELRATLDDAVREQMVADVPLGAFLSGGIDSTIIVGLMQRASSRPVKTFAIGFPDAAYDETAFAEAAAKAIGTEHHTFIVEPKAWETLPALAWQFDEPFADSSALPTWHVAHETRREVTVALTGDAGDELFGGYDRYRALALTEMFQRLPAGPRKVLAGAMTRLLPRSGKAKSRLRALERIAERIDQPASLRYLGWMATFDEDQRLLLYDDSQLDRLASTAASLSDPESVDPSVLQARALAASGGRDVVTQAMIADVLTYLPGDLLYKVDMASMAHSLECRGPFLDHRVVELAAAMPLDRKLRLRPGRSKVVLKRAFADLIPEPISTRRKMGFGVPVGRWFRDELHAELSAILLDPIALARGLFRPERIQALIDEHVSGRREHGHRLWALVMLELWMRNYLDRAA
- a CDS encoding DUF4349 domain-containing protein → MRMFTACLLTTAALPVAGCGEVPSQSSVASRSFVAPASAPAPDAAPSGGMMGETGREEASSAAAPAGVSRKVIYDATLDLAVDELDRASAKVGELVASSGGYIAEETMTGSPGSTRSQFWRLRIPVDGFDGFVKSVMALGELVQFSRKSQDVTAEYYDVEARIKNKQIQEQTLNKILQERSGQLEEVLKVEVELSRVRGEIEQMQGRLRVLQNLSSLATLTLTLRERDRFQPPAPVVADFSTQVARTWYGSVERMTDAVKGLILFAVSVAVWLPLWLVGLGVALIGLRVVNRLRPFFKAQQVPSAER